A portion of the Deltaproteobacteria bacterium genome contains these proteins:
- a CDS encoding glycosyltransferase family 4 protein, translated as MRVLSFGSDPGALSGPSHPTYRRHMDYASRLEWLGMVTYSPPGHRPVMDRDVPLSVFPSNSPSKYTYPLDALSLGARLIKQYGIQVLVAQDPFVFGAVACLLSRWFRIPYAVHFHGDFFEHEYWRKERAMNHFLYHLGHIIARRASVVRTVSTKIRNDLLERGFDPTRVFYASPPVRPDDHEDCEVRELDEVRERLGLRKDRVFVFIGRLSPEKNLALLFQAIAVLKTRYPEVRLLVAGDGPERERLQKMREELAIEKQVVFLGKVPNREIARYLGVSLALILTSFYEGTAKVIKEAAFAGRATVTTFTSGVTDAILDGTTGIVVPNGDLRGLVQAMMSLLDHPEKAVEMGVRAREVVRERFVYERDIDRVVDVWRQALK; from the coding sequence GTGAGGGTTCTTTCTTTCGGCTCCGATCCTGGCGCCCTTTCGGGTCCTTCCCACCCCACCTACCGCCGTCACATGGATTATGCCTCCAGGCTTGAGTGGCTGGGGATGGTCACCTATTCCCCCCCGGGGCACAGGCCAGTCATGGATCGGGATGTTCCCCTGAGTGTATTCCCGAGCAACTCCCCGAGCAAGTATACCTATCCCCTGGACGCCCTTTCATTGGGGGCAAGACTCATAAAACAATATGGGATTCAGGTGCTTGTAGCCCAGGATCCATTTGTCTTCGGCGCAGTGGCCTGCCTCTTGAGCCGGTGGTTCCGAATTCCTTATGCGGTCCATTTTCACGGGGATTTTTTCGAGCACGAATACTGGCGAAAAGAGAGGGCGATGAATCACTTTCTCTATCACCTGGGCCATATCATTGCGAGGCGGGCCAGCGTGGTTCGAACGGTCTCCACCAAGATCCGAAACGATCTGCTTGAAAGGGGATTTGATCCGACAAGGGTTTTCTATGCCTCACCACCGGTCAGGCCGGATGATCACGAGGATTGTGAAGTTCGTGAACTCGACGAGGTCAGGGAAAGATTGGGTCTCAGGAAAGACAGGGTATTCGTTTTTATCGGCAGGCTGTCCCCCGAAAAAAATCTCGCGCTGCTCTTCCAGGCCATTGCCGTTCTTAAAACCAGGTATCCGGAAGTCAGGCTTCTCGTGGCTGGGGACGGTCCCGAGAGGGAACGCCTTCAAAAGATGCGGGAAGAACTGGCGATAGAGAAACAGGTTGTTTTCCTGGGGAAGGTTCCAAACAGGGAGATTGCCCGGTATTTAGGGGTTTCGCTGGCGCTGATCCTGACCTCCTTTTACGAGGGTACGGCCAAGGTCATCAAGGAGGCGGCTTTTGCCGGGAGGGCGACGGTCACGACCTTTACGAGCGGGGTCACGGACGCCATCCTGGACGGCACGACGGGGATTGTTGTTCCCAACGGAGATCTCAGGGGCCTGGTCCAGGCGATGATGTCCCTGCTTGATCATCCTGAGAAGGCGGTGGAGATGGGTGTTCGGGCCCGCGAGGTTGTCCGGGAAAGGTTCGTTTATGAGCGGGATATCGACAGGGTTGTGGATGTCTGGAGG